The genomic window GCCGTGCGCGACGTGCGCGCCGAGGGGCCGGACGGCACCGGCTGGGTGTTCGGGACGTTCGCGTACAACGGCCAGGTCAACAACCCCAACAAGTTCCTCAACCTCGTGCCGGTGGGGATCATGTGGGGCAATGATCCGGAGAACACGGTGAACGCCACCACCCCGTTCCCGCCGACCCAGACGAGGATCAACACGGACCTGAAGCAGAACGTCATCTTCCCCTCCAAGGATCTGCCGCCGCAGCACCTGGGGTGGAACGGGCGACTGAACGGGCCCGCCGACCTGAACACCACCTCGTGCCTGAGCTGCCACATCATGGCGCAGTACCCCGCGGCGACGGCCCTGGTGCCGAAGGGCGCGGCTCCGGGTGGCGGCCCCACGCCGCCCCCGGAGGGCGGCTCGCCGGAGTGGATGAAGTGGTTCCAGAACGTGCCGGCGGCCACCTCCACGGATCCGCGGGTCTACTCCACGGACTTCTCGTTCCAGGTGGCCATGAGCCTGCAGAACTTCTACACGATGAAGAGCGGCGTGCTGCAGGGCTTCTACGCGAGCGAGTACCAACTGGCCCCGATCCAGATCAACCGCGACGGACTCCGCAAGTAGTCACCTCTTCCCACGCCTCACCCCTTCCCTCTTTTGGAGTCCGAAGCATGAGTCCCTTCTCACGACGTACCCTCCTCAAGGTTGGCACGGGCCTGGCGGCGAGCCTCAGCCTGCCCAACCTCACCGCCTGCTCGGGTGACGACTCCGAGCCCACGACGCTCACGGTCGATTTCACCACCCTCACCCTGGGAGACCGCCAGGTGAGGCTGCGCACGTACAACGGGGCCCTCGGAGGCCCGACGATCTACACCAGGCCTGGCGCGAAGCTCCGGATCAACATCGACAACAAGCTCCCGGAGTACGACTCATCGGCCTGGAAGAACCTCTCCGGTGTGTCGCACACGGTGATGATGAACATCCCGCACGATCTCAACACCACCAACCTTCACGTGCACGGGCTGGAGGTCATCCCGCACCTGTTCGAGCCCGTCGGGACGTCCGATCCGTCGTCCCACATGATCGCGATCAAGCCTGGCGAGAAGAAGGAGTACACCTTCGAGATGCCGGACGATCACCCGACCGGGCTGTACTGGTATCACCCGCACCACCACGGCTCGACGTCCGTGCAGGTGGCCAACGGCCTGGCGGGGCTCATCGTCGTCGAGGGCGCCATCGATGAGGTGAAGGAGATCGCCGCCGCCCGGCAGCAGCTGATCGCCATCCAGGACGTGGGCCTGTTCGAGTCCAAGAGCCAGCCGGGCCTGTGGAGCTACGATCCTCCGCAGAACGCCATCTACAGCACGGACACCGGCACCAGCTCCTTCAAGGATGCCCAGGGAAACACCCTGGGCCCGGCCGACAGCGGCTTCACGACGGGCGACTTCCCGCTGCGCATCTTCCTCAACAACGGCTCGCCCATCTACGAGGAGAAGCACAACCCGGAGGCCGTCACCAAGCCCAAGGGCATGCAGCTCTCCGTCCCGCGCTACCAGATGCGCCCCGGCGAGGTGGTGCGCTTCCGCATGCTCAATGGCTGCACGGACAACATGATCCCCCTCGTCGTGGAGCAGCACACGATGTACCTGCTGGCCATGGACGGGGTGAACTTCCCCGCCCCGAGAGAGCGCCAGTACGTGAACAACACCACCTTCGGGCAGCAGCAGGTGCTGCTCGCTCCCGGAGGCCGCGCCGAGTTCCTCATCAAGGGCGCCAAGGAGCCGGGCGTCTACAGGATCATGCAGCTGGCGCAGACGCAGCAGTTCC from Hyalangium gracile includes these protein-coding regions:
- a CDS encoding multicopper oxidase family protein — translated: MSPFSRRTLLKVGTGLAASLSLPNLTACSGDDSEPTTLTVDFTTLTLGDRQVRLRTYNGALGGPTIYTRPGAKLRINIDNKLPEYDSSAWKNLSGVSHTVMMNIPHDLNTTNLHVHGLEVIPHLFEPVGTSDPSSHMIAIKPGEKKEYTFEMPDDHPTGLYWYHPHHHGSTSVQVANGLAGLIVVEGAIDEVKEIAAARQQLIAIQDVGLFESKSQPGLWSYDPPQNAIYSTDTGTSSFKDAQGNTLGPADSGFTTGDFPLRIFLNNGSPIYEEKHNPEAVTKPKGMQLSVPRYQMRPGEVVRFRMLNGCTDNMIPLVVEQHTMYLLAMDGVNFPAPRERQYVNNTTFGQQQVLLAPGGRAEFLIKGAKEPGVYRIMQLAQTQQFLESQAKVLAEIEISGEPMDMALPTSLPLPKRHYPLIKPDEVKRTRDISFDMHYPPQKNLLVGLDFAINGQLYDETAIPVEVELDTVEEWVIHDNGHHAGGSGEGHPFHIHTNSFEVISVGDEMMEPGTIQDTVWVPHNTEVRIRIKFKQWSGKDVFHCHIIPHEDAGMMQNVLMKK